The Pseudophryne corroboree isolate aPseCor3 chromosome 2, aPseCor3.hap2, whole genome shotgun sequence genome has a segment encoding these proteins:
- the HTR1F gene encoding 5-hydroxytryptamine receptor 1F, with translation MCRENMDILNITEYNCTSEHITKGITSKILISLTLSVLTVMTTAINSLVIAAIIVTRKLHHPANYLICSLAVTDFLVAVLVMPFSIMYIVKETWVMGQAVCDIWLSVDITCCTCSILHLLAIALDRYRAITDAVEYARKRTPKHAAFMIAIVWIISIFISMPPMFWRHQSHNCDDECIIKHDHLIFTIYSTFGAFYIPLGLILILYYKIYKAAKSLYHKRSMSRCEKEQNGQVLLEACGKSSTYCIAEKSFSDHSTDFDRVHITIRNPRAEMRLEKALRKQRISSNRERKAATTLGLILGAFVICWLPFFVKEVIVNICDACYISDDMSNFLTWLGYLNSLINPLIYTIFNEDFKKAFQKLIRCRHYL, from the coding sequence ATGTGTAGAGAGAATATGGATATACTAAACATAACGGAATATAATTGCACTTCAGAGCACATAACGAAAGGGATTACAAGCAAAATTCTTATATCGCTTACTCTGTCGGTGCTGACAGTGATGACAACTGCAATAAACTCTCTGGTCATTGCTGCAATAATTGTGACACGGAAGCTCCATCACCCTGCCAACTATTTGATATGTTCCCTGGCGGTGACGGATTTCCTGGTGGCGGTGTTGGTAATGCCTTTTAGCATTATGTACATCGTGAAGGAAACTTGGGTCATGGGTCAAGCAGTGTGTGACATCTGGTTAAGCGTAGACATTACCTGTTGCACATGTTCCATACTGCACCTCTTAGCAATTGCACTGGATCGTTATAGAGCTATAACAGATGCTGTGGAGTACGCCAGGAAACGAACGCCCAAGCATGCTGCCTTCATGATTGCCATAGTGTGGATCATTTCTATATTCATATCTATGCCGCCTATGTTTTGGCGGCATCAAAGTCACAATTGCGATGACGAATGCATCATTAAACACGACCATTTAATTTTTACTATTTATTCCACGTTTGGGGCTTTTTATATCCCATTGGGCTTGATACTTATTCTTTATTATAAAATTTATAAAGCTGCAAAGTCCTTGTACCACAAACGGAGTATGAGCCGGTGTGAAAAGGAGCAGAACGGGCAGGTTCTCCTAGAAGCCTGTGGGAAGAGCTCCACCTATTGTATAGCGGAAAAGTCGTTCTCCGACCACTCAACGGACTTTGATAGAGTTCACATCACGATAAGGAACCCGAGAGCTGAAATGAGACTTGAAAAAGCTCTGAGGAAGCAAAGAATATCCAGCAATAGAGAACGCAAAGCGGCCACCACTTTAGGGTTGATTTTGGGGGCTTTTGTTATTTGCTGGCTTCCGTTTTTTGTTAAGGAAGTTATAGTAAATATTTGTGATGCATGTTACATCTCTGACGACATGTCCAACTTCCTCACGTGGCTTGGGTACCTCAATTCTTTAATTAACCCACTTATTTATACCATTTTCAACGAAGACTTTAAGAAAGCATTCCAGAAACTAATCCGCTGCAGGCACTACCTATGA